Proteins encoded by one window of Corvus cornix cornix isolate S_Up_H32 chromosome 27, ASM73873v5, whole genome shotgun sequence:
- the GJC1 gene encoding gap junction gamma-1 protein, translating to MSWSFLTRLLEEIQNHSTFVGKIWLTVLIVFRIVLIAVGGESIYYDEQSKFVCNTEQPGCENVCYDSFAPLSHVRFWVFQIILVATPSVLYLGYAIHKIARMVEHSEASRRARRRSLPIRWKQHRGLEEAEGDHEEDPMMYPEIEVESVRESKEKQSPAKAKHDGRRQIREDGLMRIYVLQLLARALFEVGFLVGQYFLYGFQVSPVFVCSRKPCPHNVDCFISRPTEKTIFLLIMYGVSCMCLLLNVWEMLHLGFGTIRDTLNAKKKELVDSGTFNYPFTWNTPSAPPGYNIALKPEQMQCTELSNAKMAYKQNKANIAQEQQYGSNEGNIPADLEILQREIKVAQDRLDLAIQAYNNQNNPSSSRGKKSKAGSNKSSASSKSGDGKNSVWI from the coding sequence ATGAGTTGGAGTTTTCTGACCCGCCTGTTAGAGGAGATCCAGAACCACTCAACCTTTGTTGGCAAAATCTGGCTGACAGTGTTGATTGTGTTTCGGATTGTCCTAATTGCTGTGGGAGGAGAATCCATTTATTATGACGAACAAAGCAAGTTTGTGTGCAACACGGAGCAGCCTGGCTGCGAGAATGTCTGCTACGACTCCTTCGCCCCTCTCTCGCACGTCAGGTTCTGGGTGTTCCAGATCATTCTCGTGGCCACTCCATCGGTGCTGTATTTAGGCTACGCCATCCATAAAATCGCCCGGATGGTGGAGCACAGCGAagccagcaggagagccaggaGGAGGAGCTTGCCCATCCGCTGGAAGCAGCACCGGGGCTTGGAGGAAGCTGAGGGTGACCACGAGGAGGACCCGATGATGTACCCGGAGATAGAGGTGGAGAGTGTCCGGGAGAGTAAAGAGAAGCAGAGCCCTGCCAAAGCCAAGCACGACGGCCGGCGGCAGATCCGGGAGGATGGGCTCATGAGGATTTatgtcctgcagctcctggccaggGCCTTGTTTGAGGTTGGCTTCCTGGTGGGGCAGTATTTCCTGTACGGCTTCCAGGTGAGCCCCGTGTTCGTGTGCAGCAGGAAGCCCTGCCCGCACAACGTCGATTGTTTCATTTCCAGGCCAACCGAAAAGACCATTTTCCTGCTGATAATGTACGGGGTGAGCTGCATGTGTCTGCTCCTGAATGTCTGGGAGATGCTCCACTTGGGGTTTGGCACCATCCGGGACACGTTGAATGCCAAGAAGAAGGAGCTGGTTGACTCTGGGACCTTTAACTACCCCTTTACCTGGAACACCCCGTCGGCTCCCCCGGGCTACAACATCGCGCTGAAGCCGGAGCAGATGCAGTGCACGGAGCTGTCCAACGCCAAGATGGCCTACAAGCAGAACAAAGCCAACATAGCTCAGGAACAGCAGTATGGCAGCAACGAAGGGAACATTCCCGCCGACCTGGAGATCCTGCAGAGGGAAATCAAAGTGGCTCAGGACCGCCTGGACCTCGCCATCCAGGCGTAcaacaaccaaaacaaccccagcAGTTCCAGAGGGAAGAAATCCAAAGCGGGCTCGAACAAAAGCAGTGCCAGTAGCAAGTCAGGAGATGGGAAGAACTCGGTCTGGATTTAA